The Achromobacter deleyi region AAGCGGGCATAGACCTTGGCGGCGGCCTGGTGCGCGCCCAGTTGCGTCAGGCGGGCGGCGGCAAGGGTCACGGTGTCGCTCTCGGCGGGGAGCTCCGAGTTGGCCAGGCGCTGCCAGCATTCGATCGCCGGGCGGGCATGTCCCTGCGCCTGCAATTGCTTGGCCGCGCGCTGCACATAACGCGGATCGACGGGCTTGAGCGAGGCCAGGCGGCCCAGCAGCGAGACGGTCTCGGTGCTGTTCTGGTATTCCGGAAAGGTCTCGTAGGCCTTCAGCAGGCGGCGGTAGGCCTGGTTGATCTGGTCCTCGTGGTCGTCCTGGGCCGTTTGCGGCAAGGATTGCAGTGCGTAGAACGCGCTGAGCGAGGGCAGCAGCGCGCCGACGCGGCCGGTGCGCTTGACCTCGCGGGCAGCGCGCTTGAGCACCGCGGCGCGCGCGGCCTCCAGGCTGTTCTTGTCGACGGAGGGCGTGCTGGCCAGGGCATTGACCATGTTGGCGGCATCGGCCAGCGGCGTGAGCGCGCGGGTGGCAAAGCGCAATGCGCGCTCGGGATCTCCCGCCGAGTACTTGCGGAAGGCTGCTTCGGCCTGTTGGTTCTGGCCCAGCTTCGAATGCACGCGGCCAAGCAGCAGCGCGGTCTTTTCGTCGCTTTCCTTATCCAGAGATTCGGATGCCCAGGCCTGGGCGGTGCCGTAGTCGCCGACCTTCATCGCGCCTTCGGCGGCCTGGCGCAGGATGAAGGCGCTGCGGTTGCTGTCGATCGACAGCGCGATGGACCACGCATCCAGGATGTCGTCGGTCTGCTCCAGCGCGGTGACGGCGCGGGCGCGCAGCACGTAGGCGGTGGGGCTGCCGTTCTTCAGTTCGATGGCGCGGTTGGTCAGGAGCAGGGCGCTGTCCCATTCCAGTTCCTTGGCGGAGGCCTTGGCGCGTTCGATGCACTGCTTCCAGTCCAGCGGGTCGGCGGCGTTCGCGGCGCTTTCCGCGCTGCCGTTACCCAGCAGCTTCTCGCAGATCGCGCGCCCCACCAGCTTTGCGAAAGCGGGGGTGTAATGGGCCGTGTCGCGGCCTTCGTCCGGCATGCCGCGGCTTTGGCCGAAGTGCGCCAGCAGCGTGCCCGGCTCCACCAGCGGAATGCCCAGCGTGTTGGCTGCAAGCTTGACGGTCTCGACCATCTGCGCGCGATCGGCGATGGGCTGGCCGTTGGCGTTGATGGCGTTGCAGTGGGTGACCAATACGAAGTCGTTGCCCAGCAGCTGCTGGACGATCTTCAGGTCATCCAGGATTTCCTGGGCGGTCTGCACATGCAATACCGTGTGGGTCAGGGCGAGCTGTACGTGCTCGGGCACATGGGCGAAGCTGGGCGCTTCCTCCAGCGCGGCGCGGCGCTTGGCAAGCGCATCGCGCGAAGAATGGTCAAAGAAGATCTTGAGCAGCTCGGGGCAGAAGTTCAGGGCTTCCTTGAAGCGCACCAGCTGCAGGAACTTTCCGTCCAGCTCGAGCACCTTGGTCGAGCTGATTTCCACCACGTAGCGGGTTCCCGCGATGTGGGCGTGCGCAGGGTTCGATTCGCGCAGGGACTCGCTGGAAATGAAAGGCCATGCGCTTTCCGGCAGCGTAGCCTCGCCACGCATATAGCGGATGGCTTGAACGGTTTCCTTGGTGTTGTGCGTGAAACCGTAAAGAAGGCGATTATCCAGAACGAAGTTTCGCTGCGCCTGGAGTTTGGTAAGGGGGCCTGCCACACGGCAAGATCCGATCGTTGAGATAATCACTGGTCGATACTCCTTCATAACATCAGGGCGAAAAGATACAGGAAGCCGCGGGCTTTCCAGGGGCCGGGTCGTGAGTAGGCGTAACTCACTTCAGCGCCTCACCCGGCGGAGAGACAATTGGGTTCGGATGGCAGGACGCAATATAAAAAGAAGTGTTTCAAATGCGGGGCCGGAATAACCAAATAAGTAGCGGATATTAATTCGCATGCATTCGTGGATTATCACGAACGCATGTCACGATATTTTCATCTGGAGCAGGCGCGGCTCCGTCCGTACGCCCGGCCGGTCCAGGGGCTGCGGCTTGGCGGCCTGCATGAGGAAGTCGTCAAGCGCTTGCTCCAGCGGCGGATACTCCTGGGAAAGGCGCTCTCGGGCGCGCTTGCCCATCGCCCGCAGCGCCTGCGGATCCTCCAGCGCCTCGAGCACGCGGTGCGCGGCGCCGGCCGCACTCTGCGAATAATCCAGGTGCAGGCCGCCTTTGTCGGGATCGACCAGGTCGGTATAGGCCGAATTAATACCGACGACCGGGCAGACACCCAGCGCCATGCATTCCAGCAGACCGGCGGTCTGGGGCAGCGGCGCGATTTCGGCGCGCGTCGGAAAATAAGGGAACAGGGCCAGTTCCACGCGCGTCAGCAGTTGCTCGCGCGACACCAGGTCGCCGATATCCGGCACGAAAAGCAGTTGTTCGTCGTGCAGGCCGATGGATACCGCATGGCGATGCATGGTGGCGGCGGATTTTTCGTCGCTCAAAACCAGCAATATGACGTCATGGCGGCGCAGTGCGATTTCGGCGTAGATGTCGATGATGGTCCGCGCCGTGGCGGGATCGGGATGATCATCCGTCAGCGCCAGCACCCGTTTGCCCTCCAGCGCCTGCAGCGCGCTGTCGATTTCGGGCGCGGCGGTTTTGCGCGCCCGGCCCGGCGGCAGGGGCAGAGGCGGGAGAATGGTGGCATCCTGGGCGCCGCCCAGCAGCTGCTCGGCGGCGCTCTGCATGGCGCGGGAGCCCAGTGCGACGAGATCGGCGTCCACGATGGCCTCGGTGACCAGCTTGAGCTCCAGGCGTCCGCGCTCGGACAGCGCATGGTTGCCGCTGGCCTTCTGGAAGTAGTCCAGACCCAGCAGGACAAGTCCATACGGCACCCGCAGCGTCTGCGCGGCGTTGTTGGCCGCGATGGCGCAGCGTACGCTGTTCCAGGCCAGCACGGCGCGCGGCGGATGGCTCACGGTGGCGGCCAGCACGGCCTCGGACAAGGCCGAGGCCGCGTCCTCGATGGCTTGTGTCTGGCCAGGTTCGGTCCGCACCGCCCGGTACATCACGCCGTCCAGGACGATATCGGAATGCGGCAGTTCCGCCCGCAAGTGGGCGTCGGCGCGCGCGGTGTCGTCGTTGGCCAGGCTGACGACGCAGACCGAGCCGTAGCGTTGGTGCAGCAGGGCGGCGTGGCGGTGCAGCGCGTTGCTGGCTGCGTTGCGCCCATGCAGCAGCGACACGGGAGAGACAATTACGATCGGGCCGGTGCCGCCGAAATCCAGCGTCTGGCGCGGACGCGGAGTCCGCCGGCGGGCGCGGCGCATCAGTTCGTGGGCATTGCGCACGCGGCGGGCGCGGTGCTGCTCCGAGGCGCTGAGCTCGATGCCGGCGCCTTGGGCGCGCTCGAGCAGCTTGGCTGGCGCGGTCACCAGGCCTGCGTCATAGAGGCTGAACGCAAGCTGGCGCACGTGCGGCGCGTCCGGCCCCAGGGTCAGCAGTTGTTCGACGATCTGTTCGGAGATGTGCGGATAGCTTGTGCGGGCCCACTTCGCCACTTCGCAGAAGACCTTCACCTTGGTCTGCGTGGGCCAGGGCTGCTTGGAGATCCAGAGAATGATCTCGGGATCGCGCACCCGGCGGGCCTGGTCCAGTGCCTCTTTGATGGCGCCGGCGGTCTCCGCGGGCAGCGCGGCCGGGGCCTGGCGCTTGGCGGCGGGCATATGGCGCCGCTGGCGCTTATGGGCGTCCGACAGCCTGAACAGGCGCAGCGGCAGCATCACGTAGTCGGTGATGCTGCGGGCACGGGTGACCTCCATGCCGAATTGCCACGTCAGCGTGCGCTCCTGGCGCGCGAGCAACTGATTGGATTCGCGCAGCAGCGCCTTCACGCCGGCGAGATCCTTTTCGGCCTGCAGGCGAGCAGCCCGCTCCTGCTCCAGGCGCGCGTGCATCAACTCATTCTCCTGCGCCTGTTGTCGCAGCCGTTCCGGGTGTGCGACGCGATGCGCGGCGGGTTCAACGGATGGGGAGATGGGCAAGGGGGAGGTGCTCGGTGGCATGGATCCTGGTACCTAAAAAATGGCGGCCTGGTCCTGCGCCGCCAACTGGCGGTGGCGGCGGATCCAGGACTCGCGGTAAGCGATGCGGGCCTGGCGGCCCGCGATGGTCGCAAGGCCGGAGTCCGGCGACTGCGTCAACGACCCGGCGCGGTGCAGCGCCAGGGTATGGACGTCCGGGGTGCGCAGCAGCGCGGGCTTTCCCAATCGCAAGGCGATGCGGTGCTCGTATTCCTCGTCCGCGCCAAAGCGCGATTCGTCGAAATCGCCGACGGCCAGGACGGTTGAACGCCGCATCATGAGCGAGCAGGGGTTGTGGCGGACAAAGGGGTAGATGCGTGGTGCTGCAAGGCGTCCATCCTCCGAGATGCGTATCAGTCTGCTGACCGTGGCGGCCGCGCCGGAATGCTCCAGAGCGGCAAGCTGCGCGGAGATTCGGTGTGGCAACATAATGTCGTCGGCGTCCAGGAAGGTAATGAATTCTCCCTTCGCCAAGCGCAATCCAATATTCCTCGAGGCGTAAGCCCCATTATTGGGAAAGCGATGTGCAGTTATACGCGGATTTTCAGAGGCCAACTGCCGCATTTGTTGGAATGTGTGATCCTGCGATCCGTCATCTATCGAAATGATTTCAACATTAGGATAGTTTTGATTCAGCACGGAGCGCAGGGCGGCGTCGATGAAAGGCGCGGCATTGTACGCACAGATAATGACAGAAACCAGTGCGCCGCCGTTCCGGTCGGAAACCGGTAAGTCCCCGTTTTCCCCGAGGAAATCGCGCAGATTCAAGGGGCGGTCGTCGGCAAAATCAAAAGTGCGCGGGTTCGTCACTAGAAATTTCAAATATTGACGGGCTTGTCGGAATTCGCCGGCTTGACTGTGCAATGCTGCAAGAATTACATGCAAATTCTTGGATTTCCTAATGTCTGGGGCTATCCGGCTTGCCGCCAGAAAGCCGGCGCCCAGATCGCCGGCCGCCAGCGCGCAGGCCGCCTTCAGGTCCCATTCCCCCTCTGACAGCCAGGCCGCTGCCCCCTTGGGATCGTGGCGGGCGAGCGCCAGCGCGTACTGGCGCCGTTCGTGGTCGGAAACCCGGCTGCGGTAGTGGCGGGCGTCCAGATCCTGCGGTTTCCCGGAGAGTTCAAGGCGGGCTCGCGCACGCGCGAGCTGAAATTCGGCGAAAAAGGGGTCGAATGTATCAGACGATGTCGAAAATAATCCAATTCTATTGAGAAAAATGGCGTTTTCAGGCCATTTTTCATAGAGCTCATGGGGCCGCAACACATGCGTAAGCCTATGTACTTTTCTTTGATAAATATTGAACAGGTGCTTAAGCAATATCAGGGCCCCGTGGCGCGTGGTCGCCAATCTGTCCGGTGTGGTCCGTCCCTGTGAAGCAGGGAGGCCGGGTGAAGAATTTCGATTAATTATAGGACTGCCTATACCTCATTTATTTTTCAGTCCCGAATGCGGCCACGTTTGATTTGATTTGATAAGTATTGAAATCTGGCCCCCTTTGCGCGCCTCGTATCATTCGTTCCGATTTTCCGGTTCGCTGTTTGGGCCGGGACCAGAACACTATTCACTGCCTGGCCGCCACGCGGCCGATTATTGGGAGCGGGTTTCATGAAGAAGAGGATTGCATGAGTCAGGGCGGAGCGGCCGGGTGAGCGCGACGGCGTTGCAAGTGCAGGTGCGCGTGGTGCTCTCCCTGATCTTCCGGGAGACGCGCGTGCGTTTCGGCGGAACGCGGCTGGGCTACCTGTGGGCGCTGATCGAACCGATCCTGCACGTGGCGGTACTGTCCGCCATCTACGTGGTCTGGGGCCGGATATCGCCGATGGGGAACCTGCAGATGTTCTTCATCACGGGGATCATGCCGTTTTTCCTGTTCAGCCACACCTCTTCTCAGCTGTCGCGCGCCATCTCTTCGAACGCGTCGCTGCTGCGGCTGCCGCCGATCACGAACATGGACATCGTGTTCGCCAAGGCGCTGCTGCAAGGACTTACCTGGATCATCGTCTTCTTCATCCTGCTGTTCATCGTGATGCTGGGCGGCAAGCTGATCCTGCCCGAGCATGTGGAGGAGTGCGGCGCCGCGGCCTTTTTCACGTTCCTGCTGGGCTTCGGCTTCGGCCTGAACAATGCGGTCTTGAATGTGATGTTCAAGTCGTGGGAGCGCATCTACAGCGCTGTCACGCGGCCCCTGTATCTGCTGTCGGGTGTGTTCTATCTGGTGGACTCGCTGCCGGACCAGGCGCGCCGCGTCCTGGTGTGGAATCCCTTGGTGCATGCCATCGAGTGGTTCCGCGAGGGCTACTTCGCCAATTTCAGTTCGCTCACGCTCGACAGGTCCTATCTCATCAAGTGGTCGATCGCCAGCGTGGTCCTCGGCCTGTGCATGGAGCGCGCGTTCCGGCGCCGCCTGCATTCCCGCTGATCCCGCGGCCGAAACACTGTCATGGAGGACAACGTGCTTGAACTGAGGCATATCTCGAAGGGTTTCCGCTCCAAGAAGGGAGTGAAACGGGTGCTGAACGACATTTCGTTCAAGTTCCGCGAAGGCGAGAACATGGCCATCCTGGGCGGAAACGGTTCGGGGAAATCGACGCTGGCCCGCATGATCTGCGGCATGGAGCTGCCCGATTCGGGCCAGGTCCATCGCCAGGGCACCGTTTCGT contains the following coding sequences:
- a CDS encoding capsular biosynthesis protein codes for the protein MKEYRPVIISTIGSCRVAGPLTKLQAQRNFVLDNRLLYGFTHNTKETVQAIRYMRGEATLPESAWPFISSESLRESNPAHAHIAGTRYVVEISSTKVLELDGKFLQLVRFKEALNFCPELLKIFFDHSSRDALAKRRAALEEAPSFAHVPEHVQLALTHTVLHVQTAQEILDDLKIVQQLLGNDFVLVTHCNAINANGQPIADRAQMVETVKLAANTLGIPLVEPGTLLAHFGQSRGMPDEGRDTAHYTPAFAKLVGRAICEKLLGNGSAESAANAADPLDWKQCIERAKASAKELEWDSALLLTNRAIELKNGSPTAYVLRARAVTALEQTDDILDAWSIALSIDSNRSAFILRQAAEGAMKVGDYGTAQAWASESLDKESDEKTALLLGRVHSKLGQNQQAEAAFRKYSAGDPERALRFATRALTPLADAANMVNALASTPSVDKNSLEAARAAVLKRAAREVKRTGRVGALLPSLSAFYALQSLPQTAQDDHEDQINQAYRRLLKAYETFPEYQNSTETVSLLGRLASLKPVDPRYVQRAAKQLQAQGHARPAIECWQRLANSELPAESDTVTLAAARLTQLGAHQAAAKVYARLSQSGAMDLTSAHEHIDKCLRALARSFRKCLTEERLRDAEDAINGIQSIDPSYQGLISLQRSLADAHKREFLARRSNAANADDVIASAQRVIQASPMDREANIELAMQNLKNGNVAESRRILDRFLQGSPA
- a CDS encoding glycosyltransferase, producing MHARLEQERAARLQAEKDLAGVKALLRESNQLLARQERTLTWQFGMEVTRARSITDYVMLPLRLFRLSDAHKRQRRHMPAAKRQAPAALPAETAGAIKEALDQARRVRDPEIILWISKQPWPTQTKVKVFCEVAKWARTSYPHISEQIVEQLLTLGPDAPHVRQLAFSLYDAGLVTAPAKLLERAQGAGIELSASEQHRARRVRNAHELMRRARRRTPRPRQTLDFGGTGPIVIVSPVSLLHGRNAASNALHRHAALLHQRYGSVCVVSLANDDTARADAHLRAELPHSDIVLDGVMYRAVRTEPGQTQAIEDAASALSEAVLAATVSHPPRAVLAWNSVRCAIAANNAAQTLRVPYGLVLLGLDYFQKASGNHALSERGRLELKLVTEAIVDADLVALGSRAMQSAAEQLLGGAQDATILPPLPLPPGRARKTAAPEIDSALQALEGKRVLALTDDHPDPATARTIIDIYAEIALRRHDVILLVLSDEKSAATMHRHAVSIGLHDEQLLFVPDIGDLVSREQLLTRVELALFPYFPTRAEIAPLPQTAGLLECMALGVCPVVGINSAYTDLVDPDKGGLHLDYSQSAAGAAHRVLEALEDPQALRAMGKRARERLSQEYPPLEQALDDFLMQAAKPQPLDRPGVRTEPRLLQMKIS
- a CDS encoding glycosyltransferase family 2 protein, with translation MLKHLFNIYQRKVHRLTHVLRPHELYEKWPENAIFLNRIGLFSTSSDTFDPFFAEFQLARARARLELSGKPQDLDARHYRSRVSDHERRQYALALARHDPKGAAAWLSEGEWDLKAACALAAGDLGAGFLAASRIAPDIRKSKNLHVILAALHSQAGEFRQARQYLKFLVTNPRTFDFADDRPLNLRDFLGENGDLPVSDRNGGALVSVIICAYNAAPFIDAALRSVLNQNYPNVEIISIDDGSQDHTFQQMRQLASENPRITAHRFPNNGAYASRNIGLRLAKGEFITFLDADDIMLPHRISAQLAALEHSGAAATVSRLIRISEDGRLAAPRIYPFVRHNPCSLMMRRSTVLAVGDFDESRFGADEEYEHRIALRLGKPALLRTPDVHTLALHRAGSLTQSPDSGLATIAGRQARIAYRESWIRRHRQLAAQDQAAIF
- a CDS encoding ABC transporter permease — its product is MSATALQVQVRVVLSLIFRETRVRFGGTRLGYLWALIEPILHVAVLSAIYVVWGRISPMGNLQMFFITGIMPFFLFSHTSSQLSRAISSNASLLRLPPITNMDIVFAKALLQGLTWIIVFFILLFIVMLGGKLILPEHVEECGAAAFFTFLLGFGFGLNNAVLNVMFKSWERIYSAVTRPLYLLSGVFYLVDSLPDQARRVLVWNPLVHAIEWFREGYFANFSSLTLDRSYLIKWSIASVVLGLCMERAFRRRLHSR